ttatatagatagatagatagatagatagatagatagatagatagatagatagatagatagatagatagatacaatGCTTTAATGAGTTGTGTttccaaaaaggaaaaaaaaaactgcatcaaaAAATGTTGATATTGACATTTTTAAGGATAAGAGCTCTGCAAAGTCAACATAATCAGTTCAATTTTAGAGCTGGTTGGTAAAATGTCATTGAATAGTATAAAAGTCAATTTTCTGTAGCCCATTAATGGTGTTGTGTATTTTCCACTTCACTACTTCTATTTTCTCACACACTATTACCTGTTAAACAAAACTTGATAGTCCAAATTTAGCTTGGAATTCAATTTGTTTATCCTTTGGCTTTTTGTCCAGTGCAACAAGAATTAGCCTGCAGTCAGCAACTGGCCCATGTAATTCTGGTTAGCATTCACCACCAACATGGCACAATGCAATtataatttccatttttattattattattattattattatttctttgggCCTGTCTACAATTGCCCCAGAATACATTTCCATGGTTGACAACAGGGAATTGTTAAGTGAAATTGTTCACCTTCTTCAGCTGTAAACCAAGTTCATCTTGATTTAATCAGCTGAAAATTAATTGAAACCTTCAGGAAATGTATTGATGTCCACCACGCTTTCAGAGGAGAGCCCCGTTGCTGCCAGAGGTCTGAGATGTCGACCTGCTGAATCTGGAGCCTGACATCCTCTCCTGCATCCTGAGTTTCCTCTGAACAAGCAGCCTGAGGTTCTTCCTGAACTTCACTCCAACAAAGGCGTACAGAATGGGGTTGATGCAGCTATGGAACAGGGCCAGGCTGTGGGTGATATTCAGCGCTGTGTTGACTGATTTCCTTGCAGCACAGTCGCCTGGCACCACATCAAACCTCATGAGTGTATCCACGATCAGTGTCAGATGATGGGGTGTCCAGCAGAGCAGGAATGCAATCACCACGGCTACTATCACCTGCATGGCTCGGTGTTTCTGGAACCCACGGGTACGCAGCAGCcttgtgatgatgatgctgtaacAGGTTACCATGACAACCAGTGGGAGCAAGAAGCCCAGGATGTGGCGGAACCCTCGAGTCACAAGTCTCCATAAGGCAGCCTGTCCAAGGTCATAGCGCTCAGAACAAATGATCCTGTTGGAGTCAGAGTTTGGTTTGAACGCATCGTTAAAAAGTGCAGGCAGTGCAAGAGCCCAGCCAAGGGCCCAAACTGATGCACAGACAAACCAACTGCATATCCTCTTGTGGTCACGATGAGTCTCAGCAGCGTGCACAATCACAAAGTAGCGATCAATACTGATACAGGCCAGGAAGATGATGCTAGTGTAGAAATTTGCCTCAATGGTGAGGTTGAGAAACTTGCACATAAAGTCTCCAAAGATCCAGCCATGGATCACTGCCGCAGCCCAAAATGGGAGAGTGAGGGCTAGCAGAGTATCTGCTATAGTCAGGTGAACTAGGTACACGTCTGATGGATTCATGGACCGCCAATTGGCACAAATCACCCAACCAACTATTATGTTTCCTGGTATTGCTAAAAGAAAGATGACTACCAGTATGGCGCACTGGGCCACAGCTGCAGAGGGACCCAGCTGTTCAGGCTCGCATGATAAAGTCTTTGGGTCTGGGATGGTGTAGTTGAGCTCATCATAGTAATCTTCAAAGTTAATGACGATGGACATGGCTATGGATGAAGAAAGATGGACACTGTCATGACACTGGGGCACAATCCCtccaaaaacacataaattctACTGCATTTATGCATCAGTTCATTATGATTGAAACCTGCACTAAGCAGGATTTTATTACCATGACTACCACTTAAAGGTACGCTATGAAAAATTGCAAAGGGTTGAGTTAAATAAGGACCCTGACAGACTCAGCAGAGAACAACTGTGGAACAAGCAGGTAAATCAGTCTGACTGAAAATTATAAATGCTTACTCTCTATGTCACTTATATAAGCCTTCAcaaattttgcatagtgcacctttaaaacccCGCAGTATATTCTATTTGTCCAAATAAATTTCTGGTGTTGTGTATGAACACTTGGACGTGAcgaaacaaaatttaaaagcaAAATTCTATACTTTCTCCCTGACACAAGCAAACTATTTGGACATCACATATATAATTCCAGAGTGATAAagaacctctttttttttttttttttttttttttttcaaattcaaacattttatcTTCTACTGCCATTTGGAGCTGCCAAAGTGTGACGCTGCTTAGTAGAACTTTAAAAGACCACACTGAACCTATTTTGACCAGCAACTTTCAAGTTTTACATtgcagtttttctcattttttgaaTATGAGTGATTGTACTTTGGGGAAAATTAGCTTTAACTTCTGAGCTACCAAAAGCACATATATGCAGTTATGCAACCGACATTGGTGCTGGAGAAACATAATTTCAGCTGTTgatgaaatgtcaaaataagACCGGTGTGGTTCTTTATTATCTTtgcatgcagtgtttttcaataaacataaaactAACTGGTAACACttaacaacaattaacattagttaacgttagttaatgccgtaatggttaattaactgttagttaatgattattatggcatttattaatgttaataatatctacaataacccttaaataacatataaattaataccttagcatgaacagcattagtaaatgattcgtagagacattagttaacggttagttaactattacttaatatttattacctgttacttaatgtttattatggcattaactaacgttaattgttgtactcttattgcaAAGTGTTACCAACTAAATCAGGCACTCACCTTCTGTGCTGGCTTGGCTGTAGATGACAAGGAGGTGCTGTTCCTCAGCCCGAATCCAATTTTTAAAGGCAGTCTGTTAAAGAGTGCATCTATTCTTTAGGGAAAGTTGCCACAATTTCCTATTTGCTTTCCCAATATGTCACTGCATACATGTGCCTGCGTCATCATTTGTCAGttttgacagcagcagcaatcTCAACGGCTTTCAATTATGAGGCCTGAATTAGCTGAACTGACAAAGTATGAGTTCACAATTCATAAAGGAAGTTgacatttgagtgttttttatttaaaattaagaaaattaaggccttaaatggcattaaaaagcattaaatttgAAGTCCAGAGGCATTAAACAATTAACTACacttgatggaaaaaaacattgttattcacgatttattttgattatataaACATTTCATAATTTTGATCAGAAGTATAGTgtgatgattgacaggtggaaCCCTTTAATTGGCTATTGTTTACGGCCGGTGCACGAAGTCACAACACTGGCCCTGcattccaaatcacatacttatacatacatactacacacacacacacacacacacacacatgtatgtatatatatgtatatatatatctatatatctatatatctatatatatagatatatagatatatacatactATATACATACTGTAGTAcatacttttagtatgtactgcagctgcccttacaaagtatgtagtttagtatgcaatatgcatgcaAATGCATACTATTTGGACACACAACATACATCCTTCATGAAATCCGACCCTCCTGCTCACTTCTGCCGCCGTCCATAGcgtcacatttgaatgttgttatCAAAAtaccggtgctgtttcatactgcgctgtcgtctgccatatttcttatcttctgtcttcctgccgCTTTTGTTGTCACTGAGcaagttttgtgcgatatgtgtgttttgttgtcgtcatGTGGGCATGaccacgcaactcagtcagtgtgacgtaacgtccgctgcgcaaaggattgtgggtcagaatggccagagcagctgaaatccatactgcaaaatctgaccggatgtagtagaacatcctggtactcttggcatactgcatctgacatactatgtattgggacatacttcttttttttccccctactaaatagtatggtagtatgagtattggaacgcagggctgatGCTTGGAATGCAGCGCACTGTGAGCGTGCTCATGCTGTGGCGAAAGAGCGGGAGGAATATCAGCAGATGTcggaaaaatgggaaaatgcaaGTTTCAGTAGAAGTGGTTGGAGGAGGAATTATTCAGAATCTGGTGACAGCCTGTCGACGGTAAACCCAAAGAGGCATTTTGCAGCGTGTGCAAAAAGATCTTCAAAGTTTGCACAATAGGCGTCAATGTGGTGAAATGACACATGCTGTCAGATAGTCACGAGTCAGcgattaaccctataaagccattcgtatcatatatgatacacattttcaattccgtttttcgttttcagtttaatcaatacttaaccaaaatactgttgtatgcctttgaacacttcccctgttcaccctggaccataccattggcattggcacttcaagtacatcatatatcatacatcagaaaggtcgtgtattaacatgtttttttaatttttatatgtgtacatatatatatatatatatatatatatatatatatatatatatatatattgttataggactaaataaagggttcaatttcaaaaaatttgaattttctgccaattccaGCAGTGCCAAATTTCTTTGCCGTGACCAGCAACGCAACTTCTGCTGATGCCACCACAGCTACAGCTGCTGCCGCTTCAGgctcattttgttatttttgaaatgtgcaaataataataataataatttagatttTCTCAAACATTCAAGATTAGTATTGTCAAATGCTtacaattttctctctctctctctctctctctctctctctctctctctctctctccccccataaatacacacacacacacacacacacacacacacacacacacacacatctatataaACTAGGCagaaaaagttctgcaccgcttcttcagtctataatttctcccctttatttattcccaatagtgttgtatcttataccgttgtaaagcctgattcatcctctttccaatgagatacaacttgtaaggatcctgcatttctggaatgagtgacaccggtaattgtatGGCAAGcgaccaatgttttttttttgagaaaatcccctgcaatattttttcagttgatcatttctcccatttaacaataccgattggtattgtcttttataccgttacaaagcctgattagtctccttttcaatgagaaataagttgtaaggattgtcagtcgattggtatgaccaacatggctaaacatgtccccttcCCCcttttttgaggggagcaaaatcccattcaatgtgttttcagttgatcatttctcccctgtgatcagaccaattggatttgtgagatatactgttggaatgccagtcccCTTTACAAGAGGGTATCACTGTAAGGATGAGGaaacacagctaaacaggtgggaagcacaatattttattcattttctcattttgccatatGCTGTCAATTAAATGGCAGTTAGGTACACCTGTGAGTGCAATTTAAATTAGCAACAGAAGAACATTGAAGggaattttgattgactgaaaggatatatatatatatatatatttcctgaGAACGTCAACACTAATGTTATCCCATGCCTTCTGCAACTCAAGCCAAAGGCTTTCGTTTGAATGTACAATAGATCTGTCCAGTTTATTTTCCAACTTGCCCCAAATTTGCTCAATGGAGTTGAGGTCCGGACTTTGAGGGGGCCAGTCCATCATTTTCAATGTTCCAGCAGATTCCTTCTGTCGCAGGTAGTTCCAGCAGTAGTTAGAAGAATGTTTAGGGTCATTGTCCTCGTGGAAAATAAATCCAGGCCCAATAAGACAACTCCCAGATGGTACTCCGTGCCTCACCAGAATGTTGTGGTATACTTTCTTATCCATGATGCCATCAATTTTCACTAAGtcatctgttgctgtttttgaaattaacccctaaccctattattattagtagtagtagtagtagtattgctaataataataaataaataaatatttattaaaaatttatttcactttcaaacaGAAATGccgcacaaagtgctttacatcaaAGAAATCCCATGCagagagtgcaaaaaaaaaaaaaaaaaaaaaaaatcataatatacAGACTTGGCACTCTTAGGGTTAATAATTTCCTTCTGCACAGGCACTATACTGCATCCAACACAGTTTCTGGGTGATTGTGGGCAGTACTGAACCTTTTTTGAGGACATAAGAcaagaaaacatgcatacatCATTGTTTTAACATGGGCGTCAATGGGAAATTCAGCTATTTCACCTAAATCacctatttcagcattttttaatactttccaccactgggatttcttaggacttttAATATGTTATAACCAACATATTTATGAAACTAAAAAAGTTGGAaaagtttctgttgcaatttttcctagGTCACTTTGCATAATGCCCATACAAAT
The DNA window shown above is from Myripristis murdjan chromosome 2, fMyrMur1.1, whole genome shotgun sequence and carries:
- the LOC115373522 gene encoding C-X-C chemokine receptor type 1-like translates to MSIVINFEDYYDELNYTIPDPKTLSCEPEQLGPSAAVAQCAILVVIFLLAIPGNIIVGWVICANWRSMNPSDVYLVHLTIADTLLALTLPFWAAAVIHGWIFGDFMCKFLNLTIEANFYTSIIFLACISIDRYFVIVHAAETHRDHKRICSWFVCASVWALGWALALPALFNDAFKPNSDSNRIICSERYDLGQAALWRLVTRGFRHILGFLLPLVVMVTCYSIIITRLLRTRGFQKHRAMQVIVAVVIAFLLCWTPHHLTLIVDTLMRFDVVPGDCAARKSVNTALNITHSLALFHSCINPILYAFVGVKFRKNLRLLVQRKLRMQERMSGSRFSRSTSQTSGSNGALL